A single window of Gemmatimonadaceae bacterium DNA harbors:
- a CDS encoding sensor histidine kinase: MNSTVLELDAAILQAAITALAGGLCFALYARYERPYFAWFGMAWTMYLARLLAILAFMVQQDPHWLFWHQVFTGETALALLWTAIGFSRGAQWRNLYWLAVAFPPLWAYVAIYEMDNFLLAAGPAVLFLSVATLATGAMFWRFRMRNPSSGASMLAVTFLLWGLHHLDYPILRARGVWTPWGYYLDILFLLGACAGILLLVNHELADGLRLRTEELEHLQRRMVRQHEEERRRLSLALHDETAQVFAALKLELGAIGERVDDQLRRRVARAVTLVDTGLTQIRDVTHDLRPSLLDDLGLLPALRSLVGEFSSRREAPTTFESPESLPVVSDDAEVALFRALQESLSNINRHAASAPVHVIASADDHCVRLIVSDSGPGFDASNLDAIEAAGHLGLAGMRERIAGVGGDVRFASAPRAGVSIAIEVPLAEDSSQ; this comes from the coding sequence ACGCCGCCATCCTGCAGGCGGCCATCACCGCGCTGGCCGGCGGCCTCTGCTTCGCGCTCTATGCGCGCTACGAGCGGCCGTACTTCGCCTGGTTCGGCATGGCGTGGACGATGTACCTCGCCCGCCTCCTCGCGATTCTCGCCTTCATGGTGCAGCAGGATCCGCACTGGCTGTTCTGGCACCAGGTCTTCACGGGGGAAACGGCGCTGGCGCTGCTCTGGACGGCGATCGGCTTCAGCCGCGGCGCGCAGTGGCGAAACCTCTACTGGCTGGCCGTCGCCTTCCCGCCGCTCTGGGCGTACGTCGCCATCTACGAGATGGACAACTTCCTGCTCGCGGCCGGGCCGGCGGTGCTCTTCCTCAGTGTCGCGACGCTCGCCACCGGCGCCATGTTCTGGCGCTTCCGGATGCGCAATCCATCGAGCGGCGCCTCGATGCTCGCCGTGACGTTCCTGCTGTGGGGGTTGCATCACCTCGACTATCCGATCTTGCGCGCCCGCGGCGTCTGGACGCCGTGGGGCTACTACCTCGACATCCTCTTCCTGCTTGGCGCCTGCGCCGGCATCCTGCTGCTGGTGAATCACGAACTGGCCGACGGCCTGCGGCTGCGGACGGAGGAACTGGAACACCTGCAGCGCCGCATGGTGCGCCAGCACGAGGAGGAACGCCGGCGGCTGTCGCTCGCCCTGCATGACGAGACGGCGCAGGTGTTCGCCGCACTGAAGCTCGAACTGGGCGCCATCGGGGAGCGCGTGGACGACCAGTTGCGCCGGCGCGTGGCGCGCGCGGTGACGCTGGTCGACACGGGGCTGACGCAGATCCGCGACGTGACGCACGACCTGCGCCCGTCGCTGCTCGACGACCTGGGCCTGCTCCCCGCGCTGCGCTCGCTCGTGGGCGAGTTCTCATCGCGCCGCGAGGCGCCCACGACGTTCGAGTCGCCGGAGAGCCTGCCCGTGGTCAGTGACGACGCGGAGGTCGCGCTCTTTCGGGCGCTGCAGGAGAGCCTCTCGAACATCAACCGGCATGCCGCGAGCGCACCGGTGCACGTAATAGCTTCGGCCGACGACCACTGTGTGCGCCTCATCGTCTCCGACAGCGGGCCGGGCTTCGATGCCAGCAATCTCGACGCCATCGAGGCCGCCGGCCATCTGGGGCTCGCGGGAATGCGGGAGCGCATCGCCGGGGTGGGCGGCGACGTGCGCTTCGCGAGCGCACCGCGGGCGGGGGTGTCCATTGCCATCGAGGTCCCGCTGGCAGAAGATTCCAGTCAATGA
- a CDS encoding response regulator transcription factor: MTTSIRLVLVDDHVIVREGLRHVLEEAPEFSIIGEGATAAEAIALAAELQPDVMVLDISMPGGSGLHAVPEILERAPQTRVLMLSVHDDSEYILESVRTGAHGYCRKDSAPAELRLAIRTVFEGNTYFSALVAQRVAQALREGKSAQDMTPTPPPGTEVLSPRELEVLRFIAQGRANKEIGAELGISTRTVEAHRQSLMKKLSIHTVAGLTRYCLEHGVDVG, encoded by the coding sequence ATGACGACATCCATTCGCCTCGTCCTGGTGGACGACCATGTGATCGTGCGCGAAGGGCTGCGGCACGTGCTCGAGGAGGCGCCGGAGTTCTCGATCATCGGCGAGGGCGCGACGGCCGCCGAGGCCATCGCGCTCGCCGCCGAGCTTCAGCCCGACGTGATGGTGCTCGACATCTCGATGCCGGGCGGCTCCGGACTGCATGCCGTGCCCGAAATCCTCGAGCGGGCGCCGCAGACGCGCGTGCTGATGCTGAGCGTGCACGACGACTCGGAGTACATCCTCGAGAGCGTGCGCACGGGCGCGCACGGCTACTGCCGCAAGGACTCCGCGCCGGCGGAGCTGCGCCTCGCCATCCGGACGGTCTTCGAGGGCAATACGTACTTCTCGGCCCTCGTGGCGCAGCGTGTCGCCCAGGCGCTGCGCGAGGGCAAATCGGCGCAGGACATGACGCCGACGCCGCCGCCGGGAACCGAGGTGCTGTCGCCGCGGGAACTCGAAGTCCTGCGGTTCATCGCGCAGGGGCGCGCCAACAAGGAGATCGGCGCCGAGCTGGGGATCAGCACACGCACGGTGGAAGCGCATCGGCAATCGTTGATGAAGAAGCTGAGCATTCACACGGTCGCGGGGCTGACTCGCTACTGCCTAGAACACGGTGTTGATGTAGGGTAA
- a CDS encoding TonB-dependent receptor yields the protein MLALTPTSAARVTLSAAAFLLVTAVAGAQQANTNSVSAADSTRARRSTSLGAVTVTATRRATDVQAVPTPVSVLDSTVLRERQPNTAADLLRELPGVDVIGTGTNQARPSIRGQRGQRILLLQDGLRLNNARRQQDFGEIPGIVDVATIQRVEVVRGPASVLYGTDAIGGVMNIITKVPSFAKNAPRAAGALGYRYGSAGQLTRGEASLSGRAGNFVVLATGAKRDAGNYDAPKGRYGHINFTDDITLQNAGVSDKNASLYLGWRYKSGTGAFVRAETYDAKNAGFGYIDPAIIGGSQTRIQITYPNQHFTKWSAGFSTGVLTGAKVLDKADFIAYRQVNGRDLAQSIFAPFGAPYPPTAGIDIQTRNHTDLTTSGFRAEATKIFSRDIIVYGVDYFHDNAVGRDSSQTTMYGFGPPRPKSKTTPSLPSATLSSTGVFVQNDLRLHDRLSLIVGGRWQRVSSEALPTTGLATIPPGDAQSTGVFATNALFKLTSQLNLVASMGRGFRAPNLVERYFNGPTPEGSAYQSATPDLKPEQSLNTDLGLKFRNDRLAFETFVYRNDIRNAVRISATGAKINNLPEYRNVNVGKLRASGYEATGTMLFAHGLSASANYSQVKSVNLLDRTIPIGDTYATKLVGTVGWRAASGRGWVEYAVRRNGEQKDIIAGSSPVGNTLPAFVVQNLRGGAHLFTIGGMRQDLDLQVNNLTNKLYAEAANAGFFRPEPGRNVVVAVRSSF from the coding sequence ATGCTCGCTCTTACTCCCACTTCAGCCGCTCGCGTGACGCTTTCCGCCGCGGCTTTTCTCTTGGTCACCGCCGTCGCCGGCGCCCAGCAGGCGAACACGAATTCCGTCTCCGCAGCCGATTCGACGCGCGCCCGCAGGTCCACCTCGCTTGGCGCGGTCACCGTGACGGCCACGCGCCGCGCGACCGATGTGCAGGCCGTGCCCACCCCGGTCAGCGTTCTCGATTCCACCGTGCTTCGCGAGCGGCAGCCGAACACCGCGGCCGACCTGCTGCGTGAACTCCCCGGCGTCGACGTGATCGGCACCGGCACCAATCAGGCCCGCCCGTCAATTCGCGGCCAGCGCGGCCAGCGCATCCTGCTCCTGCAGGATGGCCTGCGCCTCAACAACGCCCGCCGCCAGCAGGACTTCGGGGAGATTCCGGGCATCGTGGATGTCGCAACGATCCAGCGCGTCGAAGTCGTGCGCGGCCCGGCGTCGGTGCTGTACGGCACGGACGCGATCGGCGGTGTGATGAACATCATCACCAAGGTGCCGAGCTTCGCGAAGAACGCGCCCCGGGCCGCCGGCGCGCTCGGCTATCGCTATGGCAGCGCCGGCCAACTCACGCGCGGCGAGGCGTCACTCAGCGGGCGCGCCGGCAACTTCGTGGTGCTCGCCACGGGCGCCAAGCGCGACGCGGGGAACTATGATGCGCCCAAGGGGCGCTACGGCCACATCAACTTCACGGACGACATCACGCTGCAGAACGCCGGCGTCAGCGACAAGAACGCCTCCCTCTACCTGGGGTGGCGGTACAAGTCGGGGACCGGCGCCTTCGTGCGCGCCGAAACCTACGACGCCAAGAATGCCGGCTTCGGCTACATCGACCCGGCGATCATCGGCGGCAGCCAGACCAGGATCCAGATCACCTATCCCAACCAGCACTTCACGAAGTGGAGCGCCGGCTTCAGCACCGGCGTGCTCACCGGCGCGAAGGTGCTCGACAAGGCCGACTTCATCGCCTACCGGCAGGTCAACGGCCGCGACCTGGCGCAGAGCATCTTCGCGCCATTCGGCGCGCCGTATCCCCCCACCGCCGGCATCGACATCCAGACGCGCAACCACACCGACCTGACGACGAGCGGCTTCCGCGCCGAGGCGACCAAGATCTTCTCGCGCGACATCATCGTCTACGGCGTGGACTATTTCCACGACAACGCCGTGGGCCGCGACTCGAGCCAGACGACGATGTACGGGTTCGGTCCGCCGAGGCCCAAGTCGAAGACCACGCCCTCGCTCCCGTCGGCGACACTGTCCAGCACCGGCGTCTTCGTGCAGAACGACCTGCGCCTGCACGATCGCCTGTCGCTGATCGTCGGCGGCCGCTGGCAGCGCGTGAGTTCGGAGGCCCTGCCGACGACCGGACTGGCGACGATCCCGCCGGGTGACGCGCAGTCGACGGGCGTCTTCGCGACGAACGCGCTGTTCAAGCTGACGTCGCAGCTCAACCTGGTGGCCTCGATGGGGCGCGGCTTCCGCGCGCCGAACCTGGTGGAGCGCTACTTCAACGGCCCCACGCCGGAAGGCTCGGCCTACCAGTCCGCGACGCCGGACCTGAAGCCCGAGCAGAGCCTCAACACGGATCTCGGGCTCAAGTTCCGCAACGATCGCCTGGCCTTCGAGACGTTCGTGTATCGCAATGACATCCGCAACGCGGTGCGCATCTCGGCGACCGGGGCGAAGATCAACAACCTGCCCGAGTACCGGAACGTGAACGTGGGCAAGCTGCGCGCCTCCGGGTACGAAGCGACCGGGACGATGCTCTTCGCGCACGGCCTCTCGGCGTCGGCCAACTATTCGCAGGTGAAGAGCGTGAACCTGCTCGACCGCACCATTCCGATCGGCGACACGTATGCCACCAAGCTGGTGGGAACGGTCGGTTGGCGCGCGGCGAGCGGCCGCGGCTGGGTGGAGTACGCGGTGCGCCGCAACGGCGAGCAGAAGGACATCATCGCCGGGTCGAGCCCGGTGGGGAACACGCTCCCGGCGTTCGTGGTGCAGAACCTGCGCGGGGGCGCCCACCTGTTCACCATCGGCGGGATGCGGCAGGACCTCGACCTGCAAGTGAACAACCTGACAAACAAGCTCTACGCCGAGGCGGCCAATGCGGGATTCTTCCGCCCGGAACCGGGGCGCAACGTCGTGGTGGCGGTGCGTTCGAGCTTCTGA
- a CDS encoding M28 family peptidase, whose product MPSLRIVASAFALAALGHAAMAQGVVPPPSIDSASTWNALSVLAADSMEGRRMGTRGNAAARRYLVRRLQELGVAPLVPGYVQHFDVAWRDTSTLDGVNVLGIVRGADTSRAIVVSAHFDHLGVRNGQVYNGTDDNASGTAAALALAEWYAVHPPQHSMIFAFFDGEEAGLRGAKAFVESPPIPLRRLAVDVNLDMVARLDKNELYAAGATPYPFLGRLLRATARVAPVKLRLGHDVTAADGLENWISQSDQAAFHAKGIPFVYFGVEDHADYHRVTDDLDRVDAGRFMAAVRTIADFVNRLDQSLDRVVPRRGRD is encoded by the coding sequence ATGCCCTCTCTTCGCATCGTCGCCTCCGCATTCGCACTCGCCGCCCTCGGTCACGCGGCGATGGCGCAGGGTGTGGTCCCGCCGCCGAGCATCGACTCGGCATCGACCTGGAATGCGCTCTCCGTCCTCGCGGCCGATTCCATGGAGGGGCGGCGCATGGGGACGAGGGGCAACGCGGCCGCGCGTCGATACCTCGTGCGACGCCTGCAGGAGCTCGGTGTCGCGCCGCTCGTCCCCGGCTACGTGCAGCACTTCGACGTCGCCTGGCGCGATACCTCGACACTCGACGGCGTGAATGTGCTGGGCATCGTGCGCGGTGCCGACACCAGCCGGGCCATCGTGGTGAGCGCGCACTTCGACCACCTCGGCGTGCGAAACGGCCAGGTCTACAACGGCACCGATGACAATGCGTCGGGCACGGCGGCGGCGCTCGCGCTGGCCGAGTGGTATGCGGTCCATCCCCCGCAGCACTCGATGATCTTCGCGTTCTTCGACGGCGAGGAGGCGGGGCTGCGCGGGGCGAAGGCGTTCGTCGAGTCGCCGCCCATTCCGCTGCGACGCCTCGCGGTTGACGTCAACCTCGACATGGTGGCACGCCTCGACAAGAACGAACTGTACGCTGCGGGTGCGACGCCGTATCCGTTCCTCGGCCGCCTGCTGCGCGCCACCGCGCGGGTGGCCCCGGTGAAGCTGAGGCTGGGGCACGATGTCACCGCCGCGGACGGCCTCGAGAACTGGATCAGCCAATCCGATCAGGCGGCGTTCCACGCCAAGGGCATTCCGTTTGTGTACTTCGGCGTCGAAGACCACGCCGATTATCACCGGGTCACCGACGACCTGGACCGGGTGGACGCCGGACGCTTCATGGCGGCGGTCCGCACCATCGCCGACTTTGTGAACCGCCTGGACCAGTCACTCGACCGTGTGGTGCCGCGGCGCGGTCGCGACTAG
- a CDS encoding metal-sensitive transcriptional regulator produces MSKKPVVPPAGCGCAVHEDTPRHAVAVDAGIKARNVTRLKRIEGQVRGLQKMVDDDRYCADILMQVSSVQEALRAVSRELMRNHLKHCAASAIRKGDAEAEAMYDELVELMHKHAR; encoded by the coding sequence ATGTCGAAGAAACCTGTCGTGCCGCCAGCCGGATGCGGCTGCGCCGTGCACGAGGATACCCCGCGCCACGCGGTGGCCGTCGATGCCGGCATCAAGGCGCGCAATGTCACGCGCCTCAAGCGCATCGAGGGGCAGGTGCGCGGTTTGCAGAAGATGGTGGACGACGACCGCTACTGCGCCGACATCCTGATGCAGGTGTCGTCGGTGCAGGAAGCCCTGCGCGCCGTCTCGCGCGAACTCATGCGCAATCACCTCAAGCATTGCGCCGCCTCGGCCATCCGCAAGGGCGACGCGGAAGCCGAGGCGATGTACGACGAACTCGTGGAGTTGATGCACAAGCACGCCCGGTAA
- a CDS encoding heavy metal translocating P-type ATPase, with product MSTTTQPAPARAAVASRVTIPVGGMTCAACQSRVQRALGKVDGVADATVNLMLNNATVTFDPTVVSPQALVDTIRDTGYEAEIPKGEKTSLEAQDENERKQDEEFRALRLRAIVAGIAGAVAMFFSMPLMMYTAHVAGAPGNDPLMLWQERIFTPWFVKYVPWTYAIPPKALMLGGLVLTAAVMAWAGRHFYTRAWAAARHGASDMNTLIAVGTGVAFIYSAAATFAPGFFASRGVAPDVYYEAVILITAFILMGNAFEARAKRSTASALRALARLRPKTARVVRGGVESDIDIDDVLPGDDVVVRPGERVPVDGVIVRGGSDLDESMLTGESMPVDKQAGDAVVGGTVNGHGAFQMRATTVGADSVLARIVQLMRDAQGSRAPIQALADRVSAVFVPSVMVLALITFAIWYVALTQSGASSSVAAVRGLVSALAVLIIACPCAMGLAVPTAVMVATGRGAEFGVLIKGGEALQRAGDVTTVVLDKTGTVTEGKPGVTDVVRAPAFASDDELLRLAASLERSSEHPLGDAIVRHAEARGLAVGQAESFAAVPGRGATGVVDGRAIAAGNAALLADWGVDVAPLAAAAARVTGEAKTPVFIAVDGALAGLVAIADPIRATSRAAVERLKAMGLDVVMLTGDHRRTAEAMAAQAGIPRVVAEVLPDGKVAEVQRLQGEGRVVAMVGDGINDAPALAQADVGVAIGTGTDVAVEAADVALVRGDLHGLADAIALSRRTMRVMKQNLFWAFIYNVISIPVAAGVLYPSFALQLSPILASAAMAFSSVSVVTNSLRLRTWRPRRVAPLHEARA from the coding sequence AGTCGCGCGTCCAGCGCGCCTTGGGCAAGGTGGACGGGGTGGCGGACGCGACCGTCAACCTGATGTTGAACAACGCCACGGTCACGTTTGACCCGACCGTGGTGTCCCCGCAGGCCCTGGTCGACACGATCCGCGACACGGGCTACGAGGCGGAGATCCCCAAGGGCGAGAAGACGTCGCTCGAGGCGCAGGATGAGAATGAGCGCAAGCAGGACGAGGAGTTCCGTGCCCTGCGCCTGCGCGCCATCGTCGCCGGCATCGCCGGAGCGGTCGCAATGTTCTTCTCGATGCCGCTGATGATGTACACGGCGCACGTGGCCGGCGCGCCCGGCAACGACCCGCTGATGCTCTGGCAGGAGCGAATCTTCACGCCCTGGTTCGTGAAGTACGTGCCGTGGACCTATGCCATTCCGCCCAAGGCGCTCATGCTCGGCGGCCTCGTGCTGACGGCCGCGGTGATGGCGTGGGCGGGACGGCATTTCTACACGCGCGCCTGGGCGGCGGCGCGGCACGGCGCCTCCGACATGAACACGCTCATCGCGGTCGGCACGGGGGTGGCCTTCATCTACTCGGCCGCCGCCACCTTCGCGCCGGGCTTCTTTGCTTCGCGCGGCGTCGCCCCCGATGTCTACTACGAGGCGGTGATCCTCATCACCGCGTTCATCCTGATGGGCAACGCGTTTGAGGCGCGCGCCAAGCGCAGCACGGCGTCGGCGCTGCGCGCGCTCGCGCGGCTCCGCCCGAAGACGGCGCGCGTCGTGCGCGGCGGGGTCGAGTCGGACATCGACATCGACGACGTCCTCCCCGGCGATGACGTTGTCGTGCGCCCGGGGGAGCGCGTCCCCGTGGACGGCGTGATCGTGCGCGGCGGCAGCGACCTCGACGAATCGATGCTCACCGGCGAGTCCATGCCCGTCGACAAGCAGGCGGGCGATGCCGTGGTGGGCGGAACGGTCAACGGTCACGGGGCGTTCCAGATGCGCGCCACCACGGTCGGCGCCGACAGCGTGCTGGCGCGGATCGTCCAGCTGATGCGCGATGCCCAGGGCTCGCGGGCGCCCATCCAGGCGCTCGCTGATCGCGTCAGCGCGGTCTTCGTCCCCTCGGTGATGGTGCTGGCGCTGATCACCTTTGCCATCTGGTACGTGGCGCTCACCCAGAGTGGGGCATCCTCCAGCGTGGCCGCCGTGCGCGGGCTGGTCTCGGCGCTGGCCGTGCTCATCATCGCCTGCCCGTGCGCGATGGGTCTCGCGGTTCCGACGGCCGTGATGGTCGCGACCGGGCGCGGGGCGGAGTTCGGCGTGCTGATCAAGGGCGGCGAGGCGCTGCAACGCGCGGGCGACGTGACCACCGTCGTGCTCGACAAGACCGGGACGGTGACTGAAGGGAAGCCGGGCGTCACCGACGTGGTGCGCGCGCCGGCGTTTGCCTCGGACGACGAACTGCTGCGGCTCGCCGCGTCGCTCGAGCGCAGTTCCGAGCATCCGCTGGGCGATGCCATCGTGCGCCACGCCGAGGCGCGCGGTCTCGCCGTGGGGCAGGCCGAGTCGTTCGCCGCCGTTCCCGGACGCGGCGCCACCGGCGTCGTGGACGGCCGCGCCATCGCCGCGGGCAATGCCGCGTTGCTCGCGGACTGGGGCGTCGACGTCGCGCCGCTCGCGGCGGCCGCGGCCCGCGTGACGGGTGAAGCCAAGACGCCGGTCTTCATCGCGGTCGATGGCGCGCTCGCGGGGCTCGTGGCGATCGCCGATCCGATTCGTGCGACGTCGCGCGCCGCCGTCGAACGCCTGAAGGCGATGGGGCTCGACGTCGTGATGCTGACCGGCGACCACCGGCGCACCGCGGAGGCGATGGCGGCGCAGGCCGGCATTCCGCGCGTGGTCGCCGAGGTGCTGCCCGACGGCAAGGTGGCGGAGGTGCAGCGGTTGCAGGGCGAGGGGCGCGTCGTCGCGATGGTCGGTGACGGCATCAACGACGCGCCGGCGCTCGCGCAGGCCGACGTCGGCGTCGCCATCGGCACGGGCACCGACGTGGCGGTCGAGGCCGCCGATGTCGCCCTGGTCCGCGGCGACCTGCACGGCCTGGCAGACGCGATCGCACTGTCGCGCCGCACCATGCGCGTGATGAAGCAGAATCTCTTCTGGGCCTTCATCTACAACGTCATCAGCATTCCGGTGGCGGCCGGCGTGCTCTACCCGTCGTTCGCGCTCCAGCTGAGCCCGATTCTCGCCAGTGCCGCCATGGCGTTCAGTTCAGTCTCGGTTGTCACCAACTCGCTGCGCCTGCGGACGTGGAGACCGCGGCGCGTGGCGCCCCTCCACGAGGCACGTGCCTGA